One part of the Anopheles coustani chromosome 2, idAnoCousDA_361_x.2, whole genome shotgun sequence genome encodes these proteins:
- the LOC131262124 gene encoding uncharacterized protein LOC131262124, translating into MNSKCRLCLCSIGKQTEYSSTLTDQSFSDMIKKVFPFQLPTVQTMAGKSYNLPVLVCFQCSYTVRNFFGFVKLTEANQQKMQTECMDKDANEAIMELLQCMKADPDDEMETNDSNRHENPLLKISTNVAASKSTNRLNVDEMKTPVKQNNHPLVSASLGARVRSGQHPSAECLNQEVVVNYIKKMEKRVALVSNKMDMLLKSITSTRGVSRKSSGNSTISEVFEFSPIVAEEELMSFNKQLEEKEYFEKMLDWINNRVTAIESNNRMHELIDLIFTKPLFAKCSWTGRCKGGGKKIAFHTITNVLELFRCVGSTNVCTIGMTYVSRFIKKKLMHATERVVVSGLRKTSCHVTRLAKSGDLPL; encoded by the exons ATGAATTCAAAGTGTCGATTGTGTTTATGTTCTAtaggaaaacaaactgaatATTCCTCTACTTTAACCGACCAAAGTTTTAGCGATatgattaaaaaagttttcccctttcAG CTGCCGACTGTTCAAACTATGGCTGGTAAAAGCTACAACTTGCCGGTGCTAGTATGTTTCCAATGCTCCTACACtgttcgaaatttttttggtttcgtcAAGCTCACAGAAGCTAACCAGCAAAAAATGCAAACAGAGTGTATGGACAAGGATGCTAATGAGGCAATCATGGAACTTCTACAGTGTATGAAAGCGGATCCGGATgatgaaatggaaacaaacgaTTCGAATCGCCATGAAAACCCACTTTTGAAGATATCCACAAATGTTGCGGCTTCTAAAAGCACGAATCGCTTAAACGTGGACGAAATGAAAACAccagtgaaacaaaataatcatCCGCTTGTTTCTGCCAGCCTAGGAGCTCGCGTTAGATCTGGACAGCACCCCTCTGCCGAATGTTTAAATCAAGAAGTAGTTGTTAATTACattaaaaagatggaaaaacgtGTAGCCCTggtttcaaacaaaatggataTGCTCCTAAAGAGCATAACAAGTACACGCGGCGTTTCTAGGAAATCATCTGGCAATTCCACTATTTCCGAAGTTTTCGAATTCTCTCCGATAGTTGCAGAAGAAGAGCTGATGTCCTTTAACAAGCAGTTGGAGGAAAAGGAGTACTTCGAAAAGATGCTGGATTGGATAAATAACCGAGTGACAGCAATTGAAAGCAACAATCGCATGCATGAACTTatcgatttaatttttacCAAACCTCTTTTTGCCAAATGTTCTTGGACAGGAAGGTGTaaaggtggaggaaaaaaaatcgcatTCCACACAATCACTAACGTATTAGAGTTATTCAGGTGCGTTGGAAGCACAAACGTGTGCACAATAGGCATGACCTACGTTTCCCGCTTTATAAAGAAAAAGTTAATGCATGCAACAGAACGGGTTGTAGTATCGGGTTTGCGCAAAACATCTTGCCATGTAACTAGATTAGCTAAATCAGGGGATCTTCCCCTGTAG
- the LOC131262132 gene encoding uncharacterized protein LOC131262132 produces the protein MAMKCRLCLCFVDKQIGYASLIDQTFHNMVKRVMNFSLPTENSTASIEYSLPVLVCNQCCKTVQDFYSFSKMVEANQEKLRSEGTGLNKTTSIDEFLHYIKPDPDQLAEACNDILNDSHMMSIEADPLERAGGIYSPTTGQRMQREFTAPRERPSTCVDKGEVMHSITEMEKRINSVKTKLDAVLRKMPSPESEQAPGPSPTIHPNIVEFNPITTEAQLIEFNTMLSKKEFLHAFLEWLNKRIAKAHSGEQRMHEALDLIFSRPFFANCSWTGTSTLGIQKVGLYKFTQVLNIFRTIGSNMGQQLTDDRIRSYFRGKLRKAKDRLKLQGIRKSTCRPVRKY, from the exons ATGGCAATGAAGTGCAGactgtgtttatgttttgtggACAAACAAATTGGTTATGCCTCCCTGATTGACCAGACATTCCACAACATGGTCAAACGTGTTATGAACTTTTCT ttACCTACAGAAAATAGCACTGCCAGCATAGAATACAGTTTGCCCGTTTTGGTTTGCAACCAGTGTTGTAAAACAGTGCAAGATTTTTACAGCTTTAGTAAAATGGTAGAAGCTAATCAGGAAAAATTACGCTCGGAAGGCACGGGGTTGAACAAAACCACATCAATTGACGAATTCCTGCACTACATCAAACCGGATCCGGACCAGCTAGCTGAGGCGTGCAATGATATTTTGAATGATTCCCACATGATGTCCATTGAAGCAGATCCTTTGGAAAGAGCTGGTGGAATATACTCACCCACTACAGGGCAAAGAATGCAAAGAGAATTCACAGCACCAAGAGAAAGGCCATCAACGTGTGTTGACAAAGGTGAAGTCATGCATAGCATtacggaaatggaaaaacgcATAAATAGTGTAAAGACTAAGCTTGATGCAGTTTTACGCAAGATGCCTAGCCCAGAGAGTGAGCAGGCTCCAGGTCCATCTCCGACAATACATCCAAATATCGTTGAATTCAATCCAATTACTACTGAAGCACAACTTATCGAATTTAATACCATGCTGAGTAAAAAAGAATTCTTGCACGCCTTCTTAGAATGGCTTAATAAGCGTATCGCAAAAGCCCACTCTGGTGAGCAGCGGATGCATGAAGCGCTAGATCTTATTTTCAGTAGGCCGTTTTTTGCCAATTGTAGTTGGACAGGTACATCAACACTTGGAATACAGAAGGTAGGATTGTACAAATTCACACAGGTATTGAATATATTCAGAACAATAGGTTCAAATATGGGCCAGCAACTTACGGATGATAGGATTCGAAGTTACTTCCGAGGTAAGCTGCGAAAAGCAAAGGACAGGCTTAAATTGCAAGGCATCCGTAAGTCCACATGTCGTCCAGTACGGAAATATTAG
- the LOC131262118 gene encoding uncharacterized protein LOC131262118 — MNSKCRLCLCFVGQRPEFSATLKDEFFHEMLKTVFSFPLPFVNITAGKTFNLPVLVCFQCSTTVRNFYSFTKLTEASQNKLQLVCKGKNNSLPVGNAGIVTRDIHRLRKTLTSYMDPDATENNEGSMETENNGETMETHERSFIRGTTGGTGHNPSFYRANADEDNTKGTDVPAIDELLQYVKACPDDDIDTSDVNHDDEALLMSSYIEAESDSVSKEAETYEEHDTYSLNSNCRDDNRDNLPSGCVDKKEVDRKIYKVERRMNMMRDKIDRLLNSVGNSRYNSIKMMMRRPSFELAVITSEEELTSFNKQLEEKQYMEKVVDYLACNIDTADSLNRMHQAIDLIFDRVFFSKCNWSGRNKSGAKVIGISQFSGVLEVFRRIGTTNLVSVNRHNVQVFLIKKLHHAKDRVHMKRLRTSCHRTFQLH, encoded by the exons ATGAACTCCAAGtgtcgtttgtgtttgtgcttcGTTGGGCAGCGACCTGAATTCTCGGCTACTCTAAAAGACGAATTTTTCCACGAAATGCTTAAAACTGTATTCTCGTTCCCG TTGCCCTTTGTCAACATTACCGCCGGTAAAACCTTCAACTTGCCTGTACTAGTATGTTTCCAATGTTCAACCACCGTTCGAAACTTTTATAGTTTCACCAAGCTCACGGAAGCTAGCCAAAACAAACTGCAGCTGGTTTGTAAGGGTAAAAACAACAGTTTGCCAGTTGGAAACGCTGGCATCGTGACACGCGATATTCATCGTTTACGGAAAACTCTCACCTCCTACATGGATCCTGATGCAACAGAAAACAATGAAGGCTCAatggaaacggaaaataatGGGGAAACCATGGAAACACATGAACGCAGTTTTATTCGGGGAACAACAGGCGGTACTGGTCATAATCCTTCTTTCTACCGTGCTAATGCAGACGAAGACAACACCAAGGGAACTGACGTTCCAGCTATCGATGAGCTCCTTCAGTACGTTAAAGCGTGCCCAGATGATGATATCGATACAAGCGATGTAAATCATGATGATGAAGCGCTTCTGATGTCTTCATACATAGAAGCAGAAAGTGATAGTGTGTCAAAGGAGGCAGAGACATATGAAGAACACGACACCTATTCGCTAAACTCTAACTGCCGAGACGACAATAGAGACAATTTACCCTCTGGTTGTGTTGACAAAAAAGAAGTCGATAGGAAAATTTATAAAGTTGAAAGACGCATGAACATGATGCGGGATAAAATAGATAGGCTGCTAAACTCGGTAGGAAATTCGCGATATAACTCAATTAAGATGATGATGCGACGTCCATCGTTCGAATTAGCAGTCATAACTTCGGAGGAAGAACTCACATCTTTTAACAAACagttggaggaaaaacaatacaTGGAAAAGGTTGTAGACTATCTTGCTTGCAATATTGACACAGCTGATAGTTTAAATCGCATGCATCAGGCGATAGATTTGATTTTTGaccgggttttttttagtaaatgTAATTGGTCGGGCAGGAATAAAAGTGGCGCAAAAGTTATAGGAATCAGTCAATTCTCCGGCGTACTGGAGGTATTCAGGCGCATTGGCACTACAAACTTGGTCAGTGTCAACCGTCATAACGTGCAGGTTTTTCTAATTAAAAAGCTTCATCATGCGAAAGATAGGGTTCATATGAAGCGTCTCCGAACATCATGTCATCGAACGTTCCAGTTACATTGA
- the LOC131262116 gene encoding transcription factor grauzone-like codes for MKDSQQKCRLCLQRFRRGKKMFIGDEKFQQKLKIVFQFEVLPDGTLPNEVCRKCTTIITEFFKYSDKVQSNQERLLSERALNFNGHHSFESLSVAELALDTNEHHELKQELLVIKQEPHCEEIEGKHSLTSTPVEQQANIFTEYPAVDNTSPSSDAPDDQTAQCFEDEGETPNLNSEVEKPAPTKEATSEADIRLLDSFHLGCELCTFLPQRFRDLYIHYRKEHNIAGYVRCCGRRFRRRSLALEHVDAHKGLIRCEVCNKTYTTYFALKMHTLNRHGDPEAKKYKCGQCKQSFLQLSVYNSHKKSHTKVRCKICEKTLASINSLKVHMETKHGNQPKLICPTCGIELCTKYAMDRHINSHMGIETIERLQCNLCLKWFNGKPNLKTHIRRMHEETDVSQCEICQHVSPNNYSLRNHINRVHRTGKRFDCEYCGKQLKTKLNLREHVATHTGTPLYVCEICNATFKSSANRYSHIKARHPVEWKAQKELKALQKAGKTAETL; via the exons ATGAAAGACAGTCAACAAAAATGTCGCTTATGTTTGCAACGGTTTCGTAGGggtaaaaaaatgttcattgGAGACgaaaaatttcaacaaaagcTTAAGATTGTATTTCAATTTGAG GTGCTACCTGATGGTACCTTGCCGAACGAAGTCTGTCGCAAATGTACGACAATCATAACAGAGTTTTTCAAGTACAGTGACAAAGTTCAATCTAATCAAGAAAGGCTTTTATCCGAAAGAGCCTTGAATTTCAATGGGCATCATAGTTTTGAGTCACTATCAGTAGCAGAGCTTGCGCTGGATACTAATGAACACCATGAACTTAAGCAAGAACTCTTAGTCATAAAGCAAGAACCGCACTGTGAGGAAATCGAAGGGAAGCATAGTTTAACGTCCACGCCAGTTGAGCAACAGGCGAATATTTTTACCGAATATCCTGCTGTTGATAACACTTCTCCATCGTCAGATGCACCAGATGATCAGACGGCTCAGTGCTTTGAAGATGAAGGAGAAACTCCAAATTTAAACTCCGAAGTTGAAAAGCCTGCCCCAACTAAGGAGGCTACGTCGGAAGCGGATATTCGATTGCTCGATTCGTTCCATCTGGGCTGCGAGCTTTGCACCTTTCTGCCACAAAGGTTTCGCGATCTTTACATTCATTATCGGAAGGAGCATAACATTGCCGGCTACGTACGATGCTGTGGTAGAAGGTTCCGCCGACGTTCCCTCGCATTAGAGCACGTCGATGCGCATAAAGGACTGATCCGGTGTGAAGTATGTAATAAAACCTACACAACTTACTTTGCACTTAAAATGCATACCCTAAACCGCCACGGGGACCCGGAAGCCAAGAAGTACAAATGTGGGCAGTGTAAGCAATCATTTCTACAGCTAAGCGTATATAATTCCcacaaaaaatcacacacaaaaGTGCGCTGTAAGATCTGTGAAAAAACTCTCGCTAGCATAAACTCTTTGAAGGTGCATATGGAAACTAAGCATGGTAACCAACCCAAACTCATATGTCCAACTTGTGGTATAGAGCTTTGCACGAAATATGCAATGGATAGACACATCAACAGTCATATGGGCATTGAAACTATCGAGCGGTTGCAGTGTAACCTATGTCTAAAATGGTTCAACGGGAAGCCGAACCTAAAAACACATATTCGCCGAATGCATGAAGAAACGGATGTTTCACAGTGCGAAATTTGTCAGCACGTGAGTCCAAACAATTACTCTCTGAGAAATCATATCAATCGAGTTCATAGAACAGGTAAACGGTTTGATTGTGAGTATTGTGGAAAGCAGCTGAAGACAAAGTTAAATCTTCGTGAACATGTGGCAACCCATACCGGAACACCGCTCTATGTCTGTGAAATATGCAACGCCACTTTCAAATCGAGTGCGAATCGATACTCGCACATCAAAGCTAGGCATCCGGTCGAATGGAAGGCCCAAAAGGAGCTCAAAGCTCTGCAGAAGGCGGGAAAAACTGCAGAAACTCTATGA
- the LOC131262119 gene encoding uncharacterized protein LOC131262119 isoform X2 — protein MSTIKCRLCLCLVDKQIGFSCSLKDDTFCTMLKTVFPFPISSVHTAANKTYNMPASVCLLCATTVRNFFDFSQKVAAVQKQLEKECSGNDDSMSISELLQLIKTEPVEDVSEPNANESLDMSVDIQPISMPTNQKQNNDLWNLSRSQSGQSHNRTSDRTVKPITCIDKNEVVESIVDVERRVNYVATRLEQVLRNSLDSRNRIELQNSFDFNKITNKEECTAFNDKLAEKAYMDKILDMVDCRIKSNDGKQRMYVAFDLFFCKSFVPQCSWTGTTAKGVPRKIAFICFRNIVQLFQLIGTTNQAVMSQEELYNFFKIKLRNAKGRMLRLQGLRDAYYCRPYKRSSVKQTHNSNDERQNAG, from the exons ATGAGTACCATTAAATGTCGACTATGCCTCTGTTTAGTGGATAAACAAATAGGCTTTTCATGTTCACTCAAAGACGATACTTTCTGCACCATGCTGAAAACCGTATTCCCGTTTCCC ATATCATCGGTGCATACGGCCGCGAATAAAACCTATAATATGCCCGCTTCGGTGTGCCTCCTGTGTGCAACAACCGTCCGTAACTTCTTTGATTTCAGTCAAAAGGTTGCAGCTGTTCAGAAGCAACTGGAAAAGGAATGTTCCGGCAACGATGATAGTATGTCGATTTCTGAGCTTCTTCAACTCATTAAGACAGAGCCTGTGGAAGATGTTAGTGAACCGAACGCCAATGAATCGCTCGACATGTCTGTGGACATCCAACCCATTTCGATGCCAACAaatcaaaagcaaaataacGATCTATGGAATTTAAGCAGAAGTCAATCAGGTCAGAGCCATAATCGGACCAGTGATCGTACGGTTAAACCCATAACTTGCATTGATAAAAACGAGGTGGTGGAAAGCATTGTTGATGTAGAAAGGCGTGTGAACTATGTTGCAACACGACTGGAACAAGTTCTTCGAAACAGCTTAGACTCCAGGAATCGAATTGAGCTACAAAATTCTTTCGATTTCAACAAGATTACTAATAAGGAAGAGTGTACAGCTTTTAACGATAAATTAGCTGAAAAGGCATATATGGACAAAATATTAGATATGGTTGATTGCAGAATCAAATCGAATGATGGCAAACAACGTATGTATGTAGCTTTCGATTTATTCTTTTGCAAATCATTTGTACCTCAATGTAGTTGGACAGGCACCACTGCAAAAGGCGTACCAAGAAAGATTGCCTTCATATGCTTCCGTAATATTGTGCAGCTTTTCCAATTGATTGGCACCACAAACCAGGCAGTTATGTCCCAGGAagaattgtataatttttttaagatAAAGCTTCGCAATGCAAAaggaaggatgctgcgattaCAAGGGCTTCGTGATGCGTACTACTGTAGGCCATATAAGAGAAGTTCGGTGAAGCAAACGCATAATTCTAACGATGAAAGGCAAAATGCAGGTTGA
- the LOC131262133 gene encoding uncharacterized protein LOC131262133: MRCRLCLCLVDKQCGYASLVDQAFSNMVKQVMNFVISTAQSIAEQQYSLPVLVCLQCSKTVRDFYSFCKLVEANQITQRSEYANRNNAMSIDELLECIKPDPELEDGKLNDVVQDSLVMSASEEDPENDGEIFSTATENVMDKGITVSKEILSICVDKGDVIKSIASMERRISIMTKKLDTALQKLPIPGNVKDRRVSFEFSPITNEVELASLNEHLGQKEYFQTFLDWLNCEVSMARTGDHRMHEALDLIFSRPFFAECSWTGKSVPGKMKLALINYKQVINIFRIIGSTRGSKVSDLALLCFFQRKLKYAKRRAHSPVRRSTCRPTRIKYPVS, translated from the exons ATGAGGTGCCGGCTATGTTTATGCCTTGTGGACAAACAATGTGGTTATGCGTCTCTAGTTGACCAAGCTTTCAGCAACATGGTCAAACAAGTTATGAATTTTGTG ATATCGACAGCACAGAGTATCGCTGAACAGCAATATAGTTTGCCCGTTTTGGTTTGCCTGCAGTGTTCGAAAACTGTAAGAgatttttacagtttttgtAAATTGGTTGAAGCTAATCAGATAACACAAAGATCGGAATACGCGAATCGGAACAATGCTATGTCCATCGATGAACTTCTGGAATGCATCAAGCCCGATCCTGAATTGGAAGATGGCAAGCTTAATGATGTTGTGCAAGATTCCCTTGTCATGTCCGCTTCAGAAGAAGATCCGGAAAACGATGGTGAAATTTTCTCTACTGCTACGGAAAACGTGATGGACAAGGGAATAACAGTATCAAAAGAAATCCTGTCAATCTGCGTTGATAAAGGAGACGTCATTAAAAGCATTGCAAGCATGGAAAGACGCATAAGTATTATGACGAAGAAACTTGATACGGCTTTACAGAAGCTGCCTATACCAGGAAACGTGAAGGATCGACGCGTTTCTTTCGAGTTCAGTCCAATTACTAATGAGGTGGAACTTGCTTCCTTAAATGAGCATTTGGGTCAAAAAGAGTACTTTCAAACTTTTCTAGACTGGCTAAATTGTGAAGTATCAATGGCACGTACCGGCGACCATCGCATGCACGAGGCATTAGATCTAATTTTTAGCAGGCCTTTTTTTGCCGAATGCAGTTGGACAGGTAAATCGGTACCTGGAAAAATGAAGTTAGCGTTGATAAACTACAAACAGGTGATAAACATATTTAGAATAATAGGTTCTACTAGAGGGTCAAAAGTAAGTGACCTAGCACTACTGTGTTTTTTCCAAAGAAAGTTAAAATACGCTAAAAGAAGGGCCCATTCCCCTGTTCGGAGATCCACATGTCGTCCAACGCGGATAAAATATCCAGTTTCATGA
- the LOC131262123 gene encoding uncharacterized protein LOC131262123, translated as MSTIKCRLCLCLVDKQIDYSCSLKDDTFCTMLKTVFPFPISSVHTAANKTYNMPALVCLLCATTVRNFFDFSQKVAAVQKQLEKECSGNDDSMSISELLQLIKTEPVEDVSEPNANESLDMSVDIQPISMPTNQKQNNDLWNLSRSQAGQSHNRTSDRTVKPITCIDKNEVVESIVDVERRMNYVATRLEQVLRNNLDPRHRIEQQISFDFKKITNKEEFKAFNDKLAEKAYINKIIDMVDFRIKSNDGKQRMYIAFDLFFCKSFVPQCSWTGTSAKGVPGKIAFICFRNIVQLFQLIGTTNQAVMSQEELYKFFKVKLQNAKERMLRGQGLRDAYYRRPCKRNSVKKTDNGSKQNVGGLTV; from the exons ATGAGTACCATTAAATGTCGACTATGCCTCTGTTTAGTGGATAAACAAATAGACTATTCATGTTCACTCAAAGACGATACTTTCTGCACCATGCTGAAAACCGTATTCCCGTTTCCC ATATCATCGGTGCATACGGCCGCGAATAAAACCTACAATATGCCCGCTTTGGTGTGCCTCCTGTGTGCGACAACCGTCCGTAACTTCTTTGATTTCAGTCAAAAGGTTGCAGCTGTTCAGAAGCAACTGGAAAAGGAATGTTCCGGCAACGATGATAGTATGTCGATTTCTGAGCTTCTTCAACTCATTAAGACAGAGCCTGTGGAAGATGTTAGTGAACCGAACGCCAATGAATCGCTCGACATGTCTGTGGACATCCAACCCATTTCGATGCCAACAaatcaaaagcaaaataacGATCTATGGAATTTAAGCAGAAGTCAAGCAGGTCAGAGCCATAATCGGACCAGTGATCGTACGGTTAAACCCATAACTTGCATTGATAAAAACGAGGTGGTGGAAAGCATTGTTGATGTAGAAAGGCGTATGAACTATGTTGCAACACGACTGGAACAAGTTCTTCGAAACAACTTAGACCCCAGGCATCGAATTGAGCAACAAATTTCTTTCGATTTCAAAAAGATTACTAATAAGGAAGAGTTTAAAGCATTTAACGATAAATTAGCTGAAAAGGCATATATTAACAAAATCATAGATATGGTTGATTTCAGAATCAAATCGAATGATGGCAAACAACGTATGTATATAGCTTTCGATTTATTCTTTTGCAAGTCTTTTGTACCTCAATGTAGTTGGACAGGAACCAGTGCAAAAGGCGTACCAGGAAAGATTGCCTTCATATGCTTCCGTAATATTGTGCAGCTTTTCCAATTGATTGGCACCACAAACCAGGCAGTTATGTCCCAGGAAGAATTGTATAAATTTTTTAAGGTAAAGCTGCAgaatgcaaaagaaagaatGTTGCGAGGACAAGGGCTTCGTGATGCGTACTACCGTAGGCCGTGTAAGAGAAATTCGGTTAAGAAAACGGATAATGGATCTAAACAAAATGTGGGTGGCTTGACTGTCTAA
- the LOC131262119 gene encoding uncharacterized protein LOC131262119 isoform X1, protein MSTIKCRLCLCLVDKQIGFSCSLKDDTFCTMLKTVFPFPISSVHTAANKTYNMPASVCLLCATTVRNFFDFSQKVAAVQKQLEKECSGNDDNKQIGYASLVDPAFNDMVEYVFNFKILREKCIDGKPYSLPVLICLQCSRRVREFYNFGKMVETNQKNLSSERANRNDTSSVDGLLPYITPNHGPEADTANDKVEETLLMFAEVVDREFEMFSALEEKGVSKKIPSICNDKQEVLVGMSKMEKCIGVITTKLISALDKFPKQHNTRARRTSFEFSQITEEAQLIVLDEQLKEKEYFETFLDWINSHISLEETGFQRMHEAIDLIFSRPFFAACNWTGVSKTNKVALGGHKQVVFLFRTIGSTKDNKISDFALAKFFQTRFKYAANRVNIQGIRRRVCHRSRLKPY, encoded by the exons ATGAGTACCATTAAATGTCGACTATGCCTCTGTTTAGTGGATAAACAAATAGGCTTTTCATGTTCACTCAAAGACGATACTTTCTGCACCATGCTGAAAACCGTATTCCCGTTTCCC ATATCATCGGTGCATACGGCCGCGAATAAAACCTATAATATGCCCGCTTCGGTGTGCCTCCTGTGTGCAACAACCGTCCGTAACTTCTTTGATTTCAGTCAAAAGGTTGCAGCTGTTCAGAAGCAACTGGAAAAGGAATGTTCCGGCAACGATGATA ACAAACAAATTGGCTACGCATCCCTGGTTGACCCGGCTTTCAACGACATGGTTGAATATGTGTTCAACTTTAAG aTACTGAGAGAAAAATGCATCGACGGCAAGCCATATAGTTTACCCGTTTTAATCTGCCTCCAGTGTTCCAGAAGAGTACGAGAGTTTTATAATTTCGGTAAAATGGTAGAAACCAATCAGAAAAATCTCAGTTCTGAAAGGGCGAATCGAAACGATACTTCTTCGGTCGACGGACTTCTGCCATACATCACGCCGAATCATGGCCCGGAAGCTGACACAGCTAATGATAAGGTCGAAGAAACCCTTTTGATGTTCGCAGAAGTGGTAGATCGGGAATTTGAAATGTTCTCTGCATTGGAAGAGAAGGGCGTGTCGAAGAAAATCCCATCCATTTGCAACGATAAACAAGAAGTCTTGGTAGGCATgagcaaaatggaaaaatgcatAGGTGTTATTACGACTAAGCTTATATCGGCTTTGGATAAGTTCCctaaacaacacaacacgcgGGCTAGGCGCACATCTTTCGAATTCAGCCAAATCACTGAAGAGGCACAACTTATCGTGTTAGATGAGCagttgaaagaaaaagaatactTTGAAACCTTTCTGGATTGGATTAATAGCCATATCTCTTTGGAGGAAACTGGATTTCAACGTATGCATGAAGCAATAGATCTTATTTTTAGCAGACCGTTTTTTGCCGCATGTAATTGGACCGGTGTTTCTAAAACTAACAAGGTGGCGTTGGGTGGACATAAACAGGTGGTATTTCTATTCAGGACTATTGGTTCAACAAAAGATAACAAAATAAGTGATTTCGCACTTGCAAAGTTTTTTCAAACCAGATTTAAATACGCAGCTAATAGGGTTAACATTCAGGGTATTCGAAGAAGGGTGTGCCATCGATCCCGATTAAAACCATACTAA